In Penicillium oxalicum strain HP7-1 chromosome I, whole genome shotgun sequence, a single window of DNA contains:
- a CDS encoding Lanosterol synthase: MASHIGPWRSSAQGHLKPDSNGDLKTDYSRWRLVNDAGRQTWQYLESDEENEAWPQTIADKYNLGLPTGLPELPEAKTPRQAAENGLSFFSHLQLGPGNWGCEYGGPMFLLPGILITWYVTKTPILPEYATEIKRYLFARQNPEDGGWGLHIEAHSSVFGTAMNYVALRLVGVGEDDPRMIKARGLLHKFGGAIYGPHWAKAWLSILGVMSWEGVNPVPPEIWLLPDWVPFAPWRWWIHIRQVFLPLSYIWSKKWSHPLDDLTRQIREELYTQPYDSINFAQHRNSIHAADNYYPKTMLLNGLNELLVRVWNPFLRINAISKRAEDWTWELIRMEDENTDYAGLGPVSNPLNMIACFIHEGPDSYSVRRHRERLNDYMWMKDEGMLANGTNGVQVWDTTFATQAISVAGFADDPKWRPMLLKALEFIDDHQLRENVPDQEKCYRQHRKGAWPFSNKTQGYTVSDCTAEGLRSTIQLQRMHNFPELISLDRLKDSVDCLLLMQNPTGGFTEYETTRGSSKIEWLNAAEVFGGIMIGYDYPECTTASVTAFSLFSKFYPDYRADEIRAAKKKAVAYIKRAQRVDGSWYGSWGICFTYAAMFALESLASIGETYATSDNSRRGCEFLISKQKEDGGWGESYLSSEKHVYVQHEKSQVVQTAWACLALMEADYPHKEPLQRGIKLLMSRQQRNGEWLQESIEGVFNQSCMISYPNYKFYWPIRALGLYSKKFGDEQLQ, from the exons ATGGCTTCACACATTGGACCTTGGAGAAGCTCTGCTCAGGGCCATCTCAAACCAGACAGCAATGGAGATCTCAAGACTGACTACTCTCGTTGGCGATTGGTCAATGATGCTGGTCGCCAGACATGGCAGTATTTAGAATCAGATGAGGAAAATGAGGCTTGGCCACAGACAATTGCAGACAAGTACAATCTTGGATTACCAACT GGTCTTCCAGAGCTACCAGAGGCCAAAACACCGCGCCAAGCTGCTGAGAACggtctttcctttttctcacaTCTGCAACTCGGGCCAGGGAACTGGGGCTGTGAGTATGGCGGTCCGATGTTCCTCCTGCCAGGTATCTTGATCACCTGGTATGTGACCAAGACCCCTATTCTTCCCGAGTATGCGACCGAGATCAAGCGGTATCTATTTGCCCGTCAGAACCCGGAAGATGGCGGGTGGGGATTGCATATCGAAGCCCACAGCTCGGTTTTTGGCACCGCCATGAACTACGTGGCTCTGCGTCTGGTCGGTGTGGGTGAAGATGATCCTCGAATGATCAAAGCCCGTGGCCTTCTGCACAAGTTTGGAGGTGCCATATACGGTCCGCACTGGGCCAAGGCTTGGCTAAGCATTTTGGGCGTGATGAGCTGGGAGGGAGTGAACCCTGTGCCTCCTGAGATCTG GCTCCTCCCTGACTGGGTTCCTTTTGCCCCTTGGCGATGGTGGATTCACATTCGCCAGGTCTTTCTCCCGCTCTCCTACATCTGGTCCAAGAAATGGTCCCATCCCCTGGATGATCTGACCAGGCAAATTCGAGAGGAATTGTACACTCAGCCGTATGACTCGATCAATTTCGCACAGCACCGCAATTCTATTCACGCCGCGGACAACTACTACCCCAAAACCATGCTTCTGAACGGTCTCAATGAACTGCTTGTCCGCGTGTGGAATCCGTTCCTCCGTATCAACGCCATCAGCAAGCGTGCGGAGGACTGGACCTGGGAACTGATCCGGATGGAAGACGAGAACACTGACTATGCGGGATTGGGACCCGTCAGCAATCCTCTAAACATGATTGCATGCTTCATTCATGAAGGTCCCGACAGCTACTCAGTCCGTCGACACCGGGAGCGGTTGAATGATTACATGTGGATGAAGGATGAGGGTATGCTGGCTAACGGCACTAACGGAGTTCAGGTCTGGGATACCACTTTTGCCACGCAAGCTATTTCAGTGGCTGGGTTCGCCGACGATCCCAAGTGGCGGCCGATGTTGCTCAAAGCACTGGAATTCATCGACGACCACCAACTGCGAGAGAATGTGCCGGACCAAGAGAAGTGCTATCGCCAACACCGAAAGGGTGCCTGGCCCTTTAGCAACAAGACCCAAGGCTATACCGTCAGCGATTGCACCGCCGAGGGCCTACGATCCACGATCCAGCTCCAGAGGATGCACAATTTCCCCGAGTTGATTTCTCTGGATCGTTTGAAGGACAGCGTCGACTGCCTCCTCTTGATGCAGAACCCAACCGGTGGCTTCACCGAGTACGAGACGACCCGGGGCTCGTCTAAAATCGAGTGGCTGAATGCGGCCGAGGTGTTTGGTGGTATCATGATCGGCTATGACTACCCAGAGTGCACCACTGCATCCGTCACTgctttttccctcttcagCAAGTTCTACCCGGATTACCGCGCGGATGAGATTCGGgctgccaagaagaaggccgttgCCTACATCAAGCGTGCTCAGCGTGTCGACGGCAGTTGGTATGGGTCATGGGGCATCTGCTTCACCTATGCTGCCATGTTCGCTTTGGAGAGTCTGGCGAGTATCGGCGAGACTTACGCGACCAGCGATAACTCTCGTCGGGGCTGTGAATTCCTGATCTCCAagcagaaggaggatggcGGGTGGGGCGAGTCTTACCTCAGTAGCGAGAAGCATGTCTACGTCCAACATGAGAAATCCCAGGTGGTGCAAACAGCTTGGGCGTGTCTTGCTCTCATGGAGGCTGACTACCCGCACAAGGAGCCGTTGCAACGCGGCATAAAATTGCTCATGTCACGTCAACAACGCAACGGCGAGTGGTTGCAAGAGTCTATCGAAGGAGTTTTCAATCAATCCTG caTGATCTCCTACCCTAATTACAAGTTCTACTGGCCGATTCGAGCCCTCGGACTTTACAGCAAGAAGTTTGGCGATGAGCAGCTCCAGTAG
- a CDS encoding Ubiquitin-conjugating enzyme, with the protein MATSVAQKRLIHEYKNLSTNPPEGIMAGPVSEDDLFYWEALIEGPGDYPLSPPTMKFIGGGVWHPNVYPNGTVCISILHPPGDDPNHYEHASERWSPIQSVEKILISVMSMLAEPNDESPANVEAAKMWREHRSEYEQKVRDEVRKGLGL; encoded by the exons ATGGCCACCTCAGTTGCCCAGAAGCGCCTCATCCATGAATACAAGAACCTTTCGACCAACCCGCCCGAGGGTATTATGGCTGGCCCAGTTTCTGAAGATGACTTGTTCTACTGGGAAGCTCTGATTGAGGGGCCTGGTG ACTACCCTCTGAGCCCTCCTACTATGAAGTTTATCGGTGGTGGAGTGTGGCACCCAAATG TGTATCCGAATGGTACCGTGTGCATCTCCATCCTTCACCCACCCGGTGATGATCCGAATCACTACGAACATGCATCTGAACGTTGGTCCCCCATCCAGAGTGTGGAGAAGATTCTCATTTCAGTCATGAGTATGCTTGCGGAACCGAATGATGAAAGCCCTGCCAATGTCGAGGCTGCTAAAATGTGGCGCGAGCATCGCAGTGAATATGAGCAAAAGGTGCGGGATGAGGTGCGCAAGGGTCTGGGCCTTTGA
- a CDS encoding Long chronological lifespan protein 2, whose amino-acid sequence MAQAQFQFFEQMFGGGQQHPGHRQGSQNVPSDSGRYQQMWAQAQCSNYLCPGTLACVAVPHHCPCAHPDVEEKVELGEGSAICVSRGGFKAGEATRKIELARKGLL is encoded by the exons ATGGCTCAAGCTCAGTTTCAATTCTTCGAACAAATGTTCGGCGGCGGGCAGCAACATCCAGGTCATCGCCAGGGCTCTCAGAATGTCCCGAGTGATAGCGGTCGCTATCAGCAAATGTGGGCACAAG CGCAATGCAGCAACTACCTCTGCCCTGGCACACTCGCCTGCGTGGCCGTCCCTCATCATTGCCCATGCGCCCACCCCGATGTCGAAGAGAAAGTTGAGTTGGGCGAAGGGAGCGCAATCTGCGTCTCCAGGGGTGGATTTAAAGCCGGCGAGGCGACTCGAAAGATTGAGCTGGCTCGCAAGGGTCTCCTCTAA
- a CDS encoding 54S ribosomal protein L27, producing MLQPRLLAPMRALERAIVPSVRSYSTATRPQSIFPRSFTAPVSIPKTTPAIPRTLLPFSQVRFASHASQGTANRHSRDPAGKRLGAKRTGGEYVVPGCIIFRQRGSLWFPGDNCAMGRDHTIYATQAGYVRYYLDPERHPDRRYIGVVFEKDGKLPHPRNAPSRRKLNMTTIPRAEPVEFQSDLVASIDESGTQVGSVEAVKADSGPQLRPGYMYREANWVIGRAAEKAGIIAPSYNRKDRWLAWRKRQARAERAAQMKSLKGKKKSSKKAK from the coding sequence ATGTTGCAGCCCAGACTTCTAGCGCCCATGAGGGCGCTGGAGCGAGCCATTGTCCCATCCGTCCGATCATATTCGACTGCCACCCGTCCGCAGTCCATCTTCCCGCGCTCCTTCACGGCGCCGGTCTCGATCCCGAAGACAACACCCGCCATTCCGCGTACCCTCCTCCCATTCTCACAAGTTCGTTTCGCCTCGCACGCTTCTCAAGGAACAGCCAATCGACACTCTCGTGATCCCGCTGGAAAGCGTCTTGGTGCCAAGCGCACGGGTGGTGAATATGTCGTCCCCGGATGTATCATCTTCCGCCAACGAGGATCGTTATGGTTCCCCGGCGATAACTGCGCTATGGGTCGGGATCACACAATCTACGCGACTCAGGCCGGCTACGTTCGATACTACTTGGACCCGGAACGTCACCCCGATCGTCGATACATTGGTGTGGTCTTTGAAAAGGACGGAAAGCTTCCACATCCCCGAAACGCGCCCAGTCGACGCAAGTTGAACATGACCACGATTCCCCGAGCCGAGCCTGTCGAATTCCAATCTGACTTGGTCGCTTCCATCGACGAGAGCGGCACCCAGGTGGGCAGTGTCGAGGCTGTCAAGGCGGATTCTGGCCCCCAGTTGCGACCTGGGTACATGTATCGCGAAGCCAACTGGGTGATTGGTCGTGCTGCCGAGAAGGCTGGCATCATCGCTCCCTCATACAATCGCAAGGACCGATGGCTTGCGTGGAGGAAGCGACAGGCGCGTGCTGAGCGGGCCGCCCAGATGAAGAGTctgaagggcaagaagaagtctTCAAAGAAGGCCAAATAA
- a CDS encoding H/ACA ribonucleoprotein complex subunit codes for MTKLPVRMHLMYTLGADGKRVYTLKKVVDGKVSKSAHPARFSPDDKYSRHRVTLKRRYGLLLTQQPEEVPSS; via the exons ATGACTAAGCTCCCGGTGCG AATGCATTTGATG TACACTCTGGGTGCCGATGGCAAGCGTGTCTACACGCTGAAGAAGGTCGTCGATGGCAAGGTGTCCAAGTCTGC TCACCCTGCTCGCTTCTCTCCCGACGACAAGTACTCCCGCCACCGTGTCACCCTGAAGCGCCGCTATGGTCTTCTCCTCACCCAGCAGCCTG AGGAGGttccttcatcttga
- a CDS encoding 20S-pre-rRNA D-site endonuclease nob1, with product MADATAPSGKPVHTIVLDAGPIIKNTPPLSTLLAQCDEIITTPAVVNEIRDPDARARVETLYLPFLKQRTPTPKSFNVISEFARKTGDRSVLSRVDIEVLALAYEIECERNGGDWRLRSVPGQKRVNGRPPVKEEDKKEEGKEEESAPTEKEATNEEAEASVTDKKGEEEQQQQPEEETTPSSNAEIVAENIEAESTIAEEYLDEENEEDEEEDDAADSDGGEWITPTNYKKRLARDESGASGNGAEPKTMQVATMTTDFACQNVLLQMNLNLLSTTTLQRVQHLKSFIKRCHGCFLTTKEMNKQFCPRCGKDTLTRVSCTTTANGQFTMHLKKNMQWNNRGNRFSVPKPIAGSANGKWKGGGGKGGWGTELIFAEDQKEYVRSTVEEERRQRRERDLMDEDYLPGILTGERNKSGGRIRVGAGRNVNSRKR from the exons CTTCAGGGAAACCTGTGCACACGATCGTGCTGGATGCCGGTCCTATCATCAAAAATACCCCGCCACTTTCAACCTTGCTGGCTCAATGCGACGAGATCATTACCACTCCCGCTGTGGTCAACGAGATTCGCGACCCCGACGCCCGTGCTCGAGTGGAAACCCTTTATCTGCCTTTCTTGAAGCAACGCACCCCTACGCCTAAAAGCTTCAACGTCATCAGCGAATTCGCCCGCAAGACAGGTGATCGATCCGTCCTGAGTCGAGTCGATATCGAAGTACTGGCGCTCGCCTACGAAATTGAGTGCGAGCGCAATGGTGGCGACTGGCGTCTGCGAAGCGTTCCAGGCCAGAAGCGCGTGAACGGGAGACCGCCAGTGAAGGAGGAAGATaagaaggaggagggcaaggaggaagagtctGCGCCCACCGAGAAGGAAGCAACCAACGAGGAGGCAGAAGCATCAGTGACGGacaaaaagggagaagaggagcagcagcagcagccagaGGAGGAAACAACGCCCTCTTCCAATGCCGAGATCGTTGCAGAAAACATTGAGGCGGAGTCAACCATCGCCGAGGAATACCTcgacgaagagaacgaggaggatgaggaagaagatgatgcaGCCGACTCGGATGGTGGTGAATGGATCACTCCCACCAACTACAAGAAGCGGCTGGCCCGCGACGAGAGTGGAGCGTCAGGCAATGGTGCTGAACCAAAGACCATGCAGGTTGCAACCATGACAACCGATTTTGCT TGCCAAAATGTCTTGTTGCAGATGAACCTCAACTTGCTCTCTACCACGACGCTTCAACGAGTCCAACACCTGAAGTCGTTTATCAAGCGCTGCCATGGCTGTTTCTTGACAACCAAGGAAATGAACAAGCAGTTCTGTCCTCGCTGCGGCAAGGACACTCTCACCCGTGTTTCATGCACCACTACCGCGAATGGCCAGTTTACGATGcacttgaagaagaacatgcAATGGAACAATCGTGGAAATCGGTTCAGCGTCCCCAAGCCTATTGCCGGTAGTGCCAACGGCAAGTGgaaaggtggtggtggaaaggGAGGCTGGGGTACTGAGTTGATCTTCGCCGAGGATCAGAAGGAGTACGTCCGATCCACAGTTGAAGAGGAGCGGCGTCAACGCCGTGAGCGTGATCTAATGGATGAGGATTATCTCCCCGGTATCTTGACCGGTGAGCGTAACAAATCCGGTGGACGCATTCGAGTTGGCGCTGGCCGCAATGTCAACTCAAGGAAGCGCTAA